Within the Eucalyptus grandis isolate ANBG69807.140 chromosome 1, ASM1654582v1, whole genome shotgun sequence genome, the region caaaatttgggattttgacgtggttgattttcttgttaCACGCCACTTTTTCAACCGtagtctctttctttctctctctctctctctctcaacatgTCAATTACGTGTGTAATGTATCCGTTCCTTAACCTAGAATGGGTACCTCAAGTTGCTCAAGCCATCGTCGGATTCCCTAACCATTTTCCTTAAAgtacatcaatcaatcaacccATCAATCAATTGTCAATAAATGAATCGACCATCGATGGCCTAGCCATGCATCCCCACTTGGAGAGGCTTGCGAATTAAATTCTCTAACGCTACCCATACATACGCCTTTCCCTTTAAAGTGGTCCGTGCGGTGTATGGGTTATCTGCTTAGCAGCCACTCAGAAAAGCACACTGGACAAAAGGAGTGAATCGGAGTCCTGAAActggaattttctaattttgaacaGGCAATTAGGTGGCACCTTCCCCGAATAATATCAATTACGATACGGTAGCAACCGCGAAGATGATAAAGTGCCTCATAAGAAAATATAGTCGTGCGATGACCTCCATTTTCCGTGCAATCATCACTCAGAATGAAAGATATTAAGCACAGTCGACATTAGATTAGTTAAAGAAATAAAGTGCTGAGATGACCTGCCTCTTAGTGCATAATCCATTGATTTGAATGATAGATACACCTCAAGACAAGCCCGCAAGAATACCCTAGCAAAGCATACCTAAATAAAGAGAAGACAAATCCACAAGTgggtaaatttttttaaggcGCCTTTTCACTTGGGTGATCCTCagcaaagagaagaaagacGTGCAAATACCTTTCTCGGCCTTCTGGTTGAGATCGAGTGTAGTAACTGTGCATATCAAATTAACAAAGACGAGATTTGAAGCAACATGGCACCTAAGATGGGGAGCGAAATAACTGGGGCacaaaatcatacatggttCGTTCATATTCCTAGGGTACTTTTACCATCCTTTGGCCAATCCACGGTGCTCAGCGTCTGCACTCAAAATGTATGAATCCATCGGCCAGCTTCCTCGACCTCCCACACTTATCTTCACCTTGTTCCCGAATTAGCCGCCTTGCCTTTTTTATATGGCATCAAGTTCCTTTGGTCCTTGTTAGTGGATTTCGGGCCTTTCCTGACGACTTTTAGTGCCAAGGATTTCAGAGGAACCGTGATGTCCAGAGGAAGTAGAATATCTTCCAGCTCATGCCACTCAAGATCTTCGGAGTCGCCGTCTTCGTAGACTACCCTGTACCAGCCGGTTTCCTTATCAAACTGCACAACAGTACCAGAAAAATATTGCCCTTCAAACAGTTTCCAAACTTCTCTCCCTTCCATCCATTCACCGAAACCTTGGAATCCGGGTGACTTCGCCTCATGCTTGGTATCAGAAAAGGCAGGAGGGCCATTGCTAGAGTTCAACTTTGGCACCCCATTAATTACTATAGCTGGTTCTCCAGGCAACACATACACCCCGGCTGACGATGAGCTTAACTCTAGTTCTTTGCACATCTCCTCCATCTACAGTTGTCTTCATATATCCTGAGACACTGAATAGAGTAATCTATTCAGGTGCAGATCACACCGCAGGGTTTTGTATATTCTTCCTTTTAAACCAAGTTTATTCAATTAAATACATGCAACAGTgattatttctaaaataattgaAACCACACTAATAAACATTTGACGGAGAAGCTGTAGACCAAAAACTCGAAGCAAATATATGACAGCAGAAGAATAAATTCATTCACTGAAATATAATCAAAACAAGTGTGTCAGAAAGTCAAaagacattttaaaaaaaagatgctTCATAGGAGTGTGACACAAAGTTTTTGTGGTCCAACATCATTAGGCAGAGCAAAAATGCATAACAAGCACCCTGAAATTACGCTTGAAGAAACAAGAGTGCTCATGTTCTAAGCAGCAAGCAAAACCACAAGTCATGCATGGGAAAGAGAAAGCCAGAGAACTCCTTGAGCTTCAGGTCAGGATTTCATACTCATCAGTCAGAGTGAAAAACTGTAAAGCATATGCAGCTAAAGTGATGAAGATAATTTAGGTCAGTTTCAAGTGACAAAAACCTCTCCATCTTCTTGAGCAAAACTTGGATCATTGCTACTAGTTCTATTTCccattgattctttttcttttttcccctttgggTTATAAAAGAGGGCAAAAGCCCAGATGATAAAGTAGCTCTCATAATTGCACTGGCTTGATCCCCTGACAACAATTAAAGTATCTCCCTCAAATGATAAACTGAAGACCAAAAACCTTTGAACTGGTAACTCAAGTTAATCTGAAAATCACCATGCTCTAAGGGAATTCCCGTATCTGCATAGACCATTTTAGTAGAAAGGGATACATTCAACCAATAGTTTCCCTCCAGGCTATAAGCATAAGATTAACTTTGAGATTGTTAAATCATTTTCCCAGTAGAAGATATGCCATGATCTTTGTATGTGGAAAGCTAGCATCCAAGCATCAATACATCCACATATACGCTTTAGCTATTTTCCAAAAGGTAATGACTGGAGTAAGACCAGAACTCCATGAATGATTTCTTCCGGTAAATCTCCAATCCATTACGTAATTTGTGCAGACCATCATCTACCGAGTTTATCCACAAAATACCTCTTAGAACAAGGAGATATAACTATCGGCAGTTGACCACAATTTGGTCTCCGAACCAGATCAGTACACTGCTACCTAAATCAATGCTGAATCCTCAGGAGAAAATAACAATCTCTAGTAATGTGCATTCTCTCTGGTCAGCAACAGAAGACGAAAGCACGAGTGTAGCAATAATAATATGGAAAACAGTGGACTGAATTTCTGGGTTTCACGTTTGTCTCATGTTGTTGCCACCACCTCCcttcacattttcttttccttactcTTATTCACGGTAGATACAAAGAATGAGCCCCCTGGCCTAACCTCTTTCAGCGTCCGATAAAACGTTCCTCGTCCCTAACATTCTATCATATTCACTCGCACAAACAGAACTTCACATCTCGTATAGAAagcaaaaactacaaaaaacGAATCTTTCACTTGATTTGACCCAGCATTTCCCCAGTACCGAAGTAAAAGTCAAAAGTAGCGATTTAGTCAGAGAACTACGTTCCAGGGAAGTCTTCCAAGAAACTTGTTCCCCAAACACGACGCGAGCGCAATTCCAGATCAATCATATCATCGTACCGTTCAAAATCAAGAATCACAagaacccaaaagaaaaggacgTGAAAGACGAGCAAAGAAAAGGGGTGCTTAAACTTCGTAAGCCTAAACGATGGAAGCGGAACGATAAGGAAACTAGGGACTACAAGATGGTGCCCGGAAGCCAAGCAGAATGCATAAGAATCTGCAATTTAACAACGATTGAACGGGCGTTCGAAGTGTCGCAACCGAAGAACGCCCAGATCAGCGAGGGAAACGAACGAGTCCAGGCAAAAAGATGGAAAGCTCGAAGCGGAAATGAGGAGGGAATCGCGAGATGTACCTTCGAGAGCGACGACCGGTCGCCTGAAATCGGCAGCACAGATCATACAAGAAGCAGGGCGCGAGAGGGGAAGAGAATGACTAGAGGAGTCAATGAGTGCCGCCCTGCCAGGTGAGGGACGACGAAAACAGAGAAGCGAAGGAaaaatatgaccaaaaaaaCCAGATAGAGGAAAGAAATTAGGGTATTTTCGTAATTCACTGCTTCGCTTACTTATTAAAAATCTAATACTAATTGTTAcatcattcaaagaaaatttttaagaattatGACATAAATAGTTTATGAATGTTGACTCAATATACCTTGTGgccctaaattttcaatttattcaatgtggttcaTAAACTTTAGCCTAATATATAAtgtttcataaacttttaatttgttcaatgtaatttctagacttttggtacatgtttaaattagttcttgaacattttaaaatattaatattatcattccattaatttaaattcagggataacattgaatattttcatatgattacattgaatatgtattaaaagtttagagatcatgctaaataaattaaaagttgacaacattgagctaaaatttatgaaccacattatatattaaatcaaaattcataaatcattttttccaaaaaatttattacCAATCCAACTAAAGGCGATGAGAAAAATTCTATCTTGCCGCCTTGGAGTATTAGCAAGGTTGCTTTAGGGTACACCTATGGCAAAAAAGTTTAATAATGTGTCACCTTaaattttagggttaataccctgaaaaaccccaaaccggtacacatttaacaaatttacaccaaaatatttttttgaccaccaaaaaacccaaactggtatacctttgacaaatttaccccaaactggtacacttgtgacaaatttaccctctgttaattttcgttaaatgctattgtcaaattattaagttaaatgacacgtgacaattgaccggtataccaatttgggatttttatgcTCCTTTtttcacagtttacaatttttgtaatttttttgtaatattaatccaatttagcggatggtatatttgtcacaaatttatcagtttgggatttttttcgatcgaataaattaatttgggataaatttgtcataaatgtaccagtttatggttttttatggtcagtcggggtaaatttgtcgcatgtatactagtttggcgttttttatggtcaaaaaaatagttttgggtaaatttgccacaggtgtaccagtttgaggtttttcagggtattaaccctaaattttaataaattgtgACTAACCTTACTTTATCGCATTAGGCATATTCAAGGTGACAAATGGTAAAATTCTCAAGTTTGCAACATTTCTTTTGGATCGACAAAAGGTGATCAAATCCTAAATTTCTCGCCTTATGTCATATccaaaggcaaagaaaaatgattttctccaCTTCTTCTCTAAGGCAACTCAATTGTTTTTGTCATCATGGGACCAAATTTTCCTCTCAACAGCAATAGAGTTCGAATTTTATTGCTTAGGCTTAAATCTAAGGTGacaaaaatcataattttattacttcaaGTCTAacccaaaatgacaaaaatcatgATTTTGTCCATTTAGATGTAACTTAAGGTGATGATATTTGATATTTGTCGCTATAGATTCAAAATTGTCTCACCTTTAACTGAATGAATGATGATAATGTACAAAGTTTATCGTCTAAGTTAAACTTAAGGtgacaaaagtaaaattttgtCACTTTAGGATATGGCTAAAAGGTGACAAACTTAACAATTTCTCGCATTTGATCAATcctaagacaaaaaaaattacattttattGACTATGCGTTTTGTTTGTAGTGCAGTGTCaggaataaattttattatgagAGTGATAGGAACAAGGTTTTATTTAGgattaataccttgaaaaatcccaaatcggtatacatgtgacaaatttacctaaaactaattttttaaccaccaaaaactctaaattggtatagttttgataaatttaccataaaccgatacacttgtgacaaatttaccctatgttaatttctgttaaattttactgtcaaattattaagttgaatgatACATGACGCTTGGTTggtatatcagtttgggattttactctctgTTTGTCACAgctatataatttttgtgattttttgtgatattaatccaatataacgaatggtatatttgtcacaaaggtaccaatttgagattttttgcgatcatataaattaattttggataaatttgtcacaagtgtattaatttagggtttttttatggtcaattgaagcaaatttgtcataggtatactagtttgagatttttaatagttaaaaaaaaatagcttgggataaaattgtcacagatgtaccaatttgagattttttaggatattaacatttttatttatttattggtttgTGCCTGGATAAGTCCTGTTACCTTTTAATTTGACAGTATGAAATGTGCCGctttaacctttttttcttcttttttttttaattaatcttctTAAATTTTAAAGTGGTGTCTTAATCTATTTTAGAGGATCGGTGTGTATTGTTCCATCTAAagctagttttttttatttaatttgaaaatagaaaaattaaataacttcacgaaatattaaaagaaaatcagagaAAATAGAAGATAAGTTGGTTCGGCTCAAACTTTATATCGAAAAATAACCAAAGGGAACAAGACCTCGCGCCCTTCTCTTGTGAGACTTTGAGGATCTAAATTCCAATTCCTTAATTGAAATGGTTTAAGCGAAAAGCACATAATGTCGCATCAAGAAGATCCCTTCCTCTTGAAGATTTACAATATGTTCAACTTTATCATTCTAAATTCATTTACTGAATATAATTAACCAATATACTAACTCAACCAATCATATATTCGTTAAGAAATGACCCATTTCGATAGGTTTAAGCATGCGTCACTAAATTTGCATTGTTGGAAATGGGAAAACGGATTAAATGAGCTTTAATAATATAGGTTGGATTAGTATAGGTCATTAGATTTACATCACTAAAAATaggtaaaaaattgttcaatgtGTCAAATCATTTTCAACCCGACCCAACTCACTTATTGCACTCAAAAAACTAATTCTATTGTTGATTGGGTTGCTAAAGCCCACGATCGAAATGCTCTCCCTCCTAACTAGACGACTAAGGGCCCgcatgtttgtgtttcttttttttttgttcataaacagattttcttttttttttttgttctcgagaacaaaaaaaaaaaaaaaaaaaaaaaagaaacgcgtttgtttgcgtttttgttcaaaatctttttt harbors:
- the LOC120290155 gene encoding dirigent protein 17-like, which codes for MEEMCKELELSSSSAGVYVLPGEPAIVINGVPKLNSSNGPPAFSDTKHEAKSPGFQGFGEWMEGREVWKLFEGQYFSGTVVQFDKETGWYRVVYEDGDSEDLEWHELEDILLPLDITVPLKSLALKVVRKGPKSTNKDQRNLMPYKKGKAANSGTR